A single genomic interval of Euwallacea similis isolate ESF13 chromosome 2, ESF131.1, whole genome shotgun sequence harbors:
- the LOC136419507 gene encoding uncharacterized protein, translating to MDIRRHQFRKDSTHLMLLIWISLLPFSWCTEEYQREIFLSPRNYNPHPYEHQLTKIQNPGPVVFPLNPDGEESVLSNRYNIITVDNAGRKYPIDITPYAKVAEKIQKLLDRKFSVSKQNQLEGEIFDALSHQGAKVIAYPPQELKNYDAAVAPIKKNNYAFAYKVLDKATGDDFSHQQVRSSKATNGEYRVKLPDGRVQIVSYKADKHGYKADVKYEEDPEAQQHPQYIAHPNVVYVPQKNVNPVPVSQYSSREETSSKTVKTYDYVESENSDYEGSLEQHQSPVKYVHHTTPSPLYYLEGPATHDQNYPSKLTQIYTTSSHQYQPSYTQSTASYHSPTPATPSYERHYTPTFQKQYAPSQNPPTYQTPYAPSQVTPAYQNQHYTPIPTPPSYNQPIGRYTSTQATPAVHAQVVNNGDRGLFKPGTSYVHPAPAGHNNVINTLSSSSKQNDAYRQTLEQENELPEGIYIVGKPKQ from the exons GACAGCACACACCTAATGCTCCTGATTTGGATCTCCCTACTACCCTTCTCGTGGTGCACAGAAGAGTACCAGAGGGAAATTTTTCTCTCCCCAAGAAACTACAATCCTCACCCCTACGAACACCAATTAACCAAAATTCAG AATCCTGGTCCAGTAGTGTTTCCACTGAATCCCGATGGTGAGGAGTCGGTTTTGAGCAACAGATACAACATTATCACTGTGGATAATGCCGGCAGGAAGTACCCCATCGACATTACGCCTTATGCTAAAGTAGCAGAGAAGATTCAGAAATTGCTTGATAGGAAGTTCTCTGTAAGTAAG CAAAACCAGTTAGAAGGGGAGATCTTTGACGCCCTTTCTCATCAAGGGGCTAAAGTAATCGCCTACCCTCCTCAAGAGCTCAAGAATTATGATGCTGCAGTG GCTCCCATCAAGAAGAACAACTATGCTTTTGCCTATAAAGTCCTCGATAAAGCTACTGGGGATGACTTCTCCCACCAGCAAGTGAGGAGTTCTAAGGCCACCAATGGGGAATACAGAGTGAAACTTCCAGATGGGAGGGTGCAAATTGTTTCCTACAAAGCTGACAAACATGG ATATAAGGCAGATGTGAAGTACGAAGAAGATCCGGAAGCTCAACAACATCCTCAATACATTGCTCATCCGAACGTGGTTTATGTACCtcagaaaaatgtaaatccGGTACCTGTATCTCAGTACAGTTCAAGGGAAGAAACAAGCAGTAAAACTGTGAAAACCTACGATTATGTGGAGTCTGAGAATAGCGATTAT GAAGGATCTTTAGAGCAACATCAATCCCCGGTTAAATACGTGCATCACACCACTCCTAGCCCTCTGTATTACCTTGAAGGACCTGCAACTCAC gaCCAAAACTACCCCTCAAAACTCACTCAAATCTATACAACAAGCTCCCACCAATATCAACCATCATACACTCAATCAACTGCGTCATATCATTCTCCCACACCAGCCACGCCCTCTTATGAACGTCACTACACACCGACCTTCCAAAAACAGTACGCTCCCAGCCAAAACCCGCCCACCTATCAAACGCCGTACGCGCCCTCTCAAGTCACCCCCGCTTATCAGAATCAGCACTATACCCCAATTCCAACTCCTCCTTCTTACAACCAGCCAATAGGGCGTTACACGTCCACCCAGGCCACGCCCGCCGTGCATGCACAGGTAGTCAATAACGGTGACAGGGGGTTGTTTAAGCCTGGTACTAGCTACGTCCACCCAGCACCTGCTGGACATAATAAT GTTATAAATACGCTGTCGTCGTCGAGTAAGCAAAACGATGCATATAGGCAGACATTGGAGCAGGAAAATGAGCTGCCTGAAGGGATCTACATTGTGGGGAAGCCCAAACAATGA